Proteins encoded together in one Microcaecilia unicolor chromosome 3, aMicUni1.1, whole genome shotgun sequence window:
- the LOC115464947 gene encoding tumor necrosis factor-like, with translation MSADNIALDPEKGGLVVIRESRRSDHCWKYLGLFSILLLVGVSIFFTLIHFRVIPLFGRPEPNDLLNEQKAASAKLYETPYLMKLQAMKANKPAAHLTGHKESDKLVWSEDELEDPYEDNSAKMEVQNNELVIPTDGLYFVYTQVVYKGLDCQNGPIYLVHTVNHISTEFEKKNPILSASKTACENQGYKNVWFHTLYQGAVFRLNEGDRLSTETLETSRLYVAPGQNYFGAVAL, from the exons ATGAGTGCAGACAACATTGCGCTGGACCCAGAGAAGGGAGGGCTGGTCGTGATCCGGGAGTCCAGGCGGAGCGACCACTGCTGGAAATACCTCGGCCTCTTCTCCATCCTCCTTCTGGTGGGGGTCAGCATCTTTTTCACGCTAATCCACTTCCGCGTCATCCCTCTGTTCGGACGCCCAGAACCG AATGACCTCCTGAACGAGCAGAAGGCAGCATCAGCTAAATTAT ACGAGACACCGTACCTGATGAAGCTGCAAGCGATGAAAGCGAATAAGCCAGCTGCACACTTAACCG GACACAAGGAGAGCGACAAGCTAGTATGGTCAGAGGATGAACTGGAAGATCCATATGAAGACAATTCGGCTAAAATGGAGGTCCAGAATAATGAGCTTGTTATTCCCACCGATGGCCTATATTTTGTCTACACCCAGGTGGTCTACAAAGGCCTCGATTGCCAGAATGGCCCAATCTATCTGGTACACACCGTGAACCACATCTCCACAGAGTTTGAGAAGAAGAATCCTATTCTTAGTGCCTCAAAGACAGCCTGTGAGAATCAAGGTTACAAAAACGTCTGGTTCCACACCCTCTACCAGGGAGCAGTCTTCCGGCTAAATGAGGGTGACCGGCTCTCCACAGAAACTCTGGAAACCTCTCGTCTCTATGTCGCCCCTGGCCAAAACTACTTTGGCGCCGTGGCCTTGTGA